GAACGATGATCCTTGGTACATCCTGCACCTGCGACGATTAGCTGGGCACATTAATGAAACCCGTGACGAAATTGCTAAATTTAAAGCACAAACAGAAGTAGGTTAGCACTAGACCACTACTGCGGGTCAACCCATCCAGCCGTCCATCCATGGACGGCCACCCGAGGCGGCAATCGCTGGCCGTAGGGCAGCTGATCTCGTGAGCTCTGCTGACTCGTTGGAAATACGCGTGGCTGTTTGGAACCAAAAGATCCGGTTGGGGATTCAGTTGCGCGTGGAATGAATCGATCTGTCGCGCGGCCCGGCCATTGGCCAAGATACTCCTTTGACCCAAGATTCTCTCGTCTCCAACGACCGAACAAACCACCCGAAGCGGATCTGCGGTgcccccggccggccggggtaTTTATACCGCGCCGCCCGGCGCTAGCTCCCCCGCATTCTCTAAACCTCAGCACAGATCTGAATTGAAGAAGGCGCAGGCCGCCGGCTGGGAGGGGCAGCGGCGATGGAGATCGAGCACCACCATCCCGGCGGCCGCGTGGCGGCcgtcggcgacgacgacgacgtggCGCTGGTGGAGCAGGTCCGGCTGACGGTGCCGACGACGGACGACCCGACGCTGCCCGTGTGGACGTTCCGCATGTGGACCATCGGCGTCGTCTCCTGCGCGCTCCTCTCCTTCTTCAACCAGTTCTTCGCCTACCGCAGCGAGCCCATCATCATCAGCCAGATCACCGTCCAGGTCCGTGTCCGTCTCGTCTCTGTTGCCAGCCGATGGATCGTGCCAGCCTCCAGCCAACCAAAAACAACCGCACGCCATGTCTCGGCTTCGTCTGAACATTTGATCGACATGTGCATTTGCAGGTGGCGGCGCTGCCGGTGGGGCACTTCATGGCGCGTGTGCTGCCGGACAGGAAGTTCTCGGCGTTCGGCAGGGAGTGGTCGATGAACCCGGGTCCCTTCAACGTCAAGGAGCACGTGCTGATCTGCGTCTTCGCCAACGCCGGCGCCGCGTTCGGCAACGGCGGCGCCTACGCCGTCGGCATCGTCACCATCATCAAGGCCTTCTACCGGAGGAACATCTCCTTCTTCACCGGCCTGctcctcatcatcaccacccaGGCACGTGCCGGTTCTGTCTGTGTCCCGCACGTACGATTGCCGTGTACCGTAGCAGCGTTGTGATTGGTTTCCATGTGTGTACGACGCGCAGGTGCTCGGGTACGGATGGGCAGGGCTGATGAGGAAGTACGTGATCGAACCGGCGCAGATGTGGTGGCCGCAGAGTCTCGTGCAGGTGTCCCTCCTCAGGTGAGCACTGACGACGATCGATGGGCCGCTGAAATCGAACCGACCAAATTTCTACTGACAATTTGCACACGTGCAACGAACGCATTCATCAGGGCGCTGCACGAGAAGGAGCAGGGTCGCGGGATGACGCGTGGCAAGTTCTTCCTGATCGCGCTCATCTGCAGCCTGGCGTGGTACACGGTCCCGGGGTACATCTTCCCGACCATCACCGCCGTGTCGTGGGTGTGCTGGGTGTTCCCCAGGTCGGTGACCATGCAGCAGATCGGGTCCGGCCTCAACGGCCTCGGCGTCGGCGCCTTCACCCTCGACTGGTCCGTCGTCGCCGCCTTCCTTGGAAGCCCGCTCGTGTCGCCCTTCTTCGCCATCGTCAACGTCTACGTCGGCTTCGTCCTCCTCGTATACATCATCGTGCCGGCCTGCTACTGGGCCCTGGACCTCTACGACGCCGGCACCTTCCCCATCTACTCCACCGACCTCTTCACCGGCGCCGGCCAGCTCTACAACATCACCGCCATCGTCAACGACAAGTTCGAGATCGACATGGGCGCCTACGCCCAGCAGGGGAAGATCCACCTCAGCTTGTTCTTCGCCATTTCCTACGGTCTCGGCTTCGCCTCCATCGCCGCCACGCTCTCGCACGTCGCCCTCTTCTACGGCAAGTACGTGTGTCCAATGGCATCACCGTACCCCGATCGATCTGTTCCTGCTCGACATGGATCATCTGACTGTTCTGTTTGTGCAGGGAGATATACCAGAGGTTCCGTGAGTCGTATAATGGCAAGCCGGACGTGCACACGAGGATGATGAGGAGGTACGACGACATTCCCAACTGGTGGTTCTACCTGCTGCTGGCGGTGACCATGGCGGTGGCCCTGGTGCTCTGCACCGTGTTCAAGGACGAGGTGCAGCTGCCATGGTGGGGGCTCCTCTTCGCCTGCGCCATCGCCTTCATCTTCACGCTCCCCATCAGCGTTATCACCGCCACCACGAACACGGTACGTACTACTTAATTACCTTGCAATTGGTGACTAGCTCCAATCCATCAATCCAATCGACATGTACGGTTCCAAGTTCCAGCAGTAATCGTGCTGACTGCTGCGGTGCTTGTGTTTTGCAGACACCGGGGCTGAACGTCATCACGGAGTATTGCATGGGCCTGATCATGCCGGGGAGGCCGATAGCCAATGTGTGCTTCAAGGTCTACGGGTACATGAGCATGAACCAGTCCGTCTCCTTCCTCAATGACTTCAAGCTTGGCCACTACATGAAGGTCCCGCCGAGATCCATGTTCCTAGTTCAGGTACTACTGTACTAGGCATCTTGCTGTCTCTTTTGATCGTGGCCAATAACTAGGGCAGCGGTGTCTGACCAAACATGTTATTGGTGTCTGAAAATCAATCAATCCTTCAGTTGATCGGGACGGTGGTGGCGGGGACGGTGAACACGATGGTGGCGTGGTGGTTGCTGACGACGGTGCCGCACATCTGTGAGAAGGCCCTCCTCCCGGAGGGCAGCCCGTGGACGTGCCCCGGCGACCACGTCTTCTTCGACGCGTCGGTGATCTGGGGCCTGGTCGGCCCGCGCCGCATCTTCGGGCCGCTGGGCTACTACAACGCGCTCAACTGGTGCTTCCTCGGCGGCCTGCTCTGCCCGGTGCTGGTGTGGCTCCTGGCCAGGGCGCTGCCGGGGCACGCCTGGTGGATCAGCCTCGTCAACCTGCCCGTGGTTCTGGGCGCCACGGCCAAcatgccgccggcgtcgccgctCAACTACACGGCGTGGTGCTTCGTCGGCaccgtcttcaacttcttcGTGTTCCGGTACCGCAAGGGCTGGTGGAAGCGCTACAACTACGTGCTGTCGGCGGCCATGGACGCCGGCGTGGCCATCATGGGGGTGGTCATCTACTTCGCGCTGTCGGGGCACCCGCTCGACTGGTGGGGGTCCAGGGGCGAGCACTGCGACCTCGCCACATGCCCCACGGCCAGGGGCGTGCAGGTGGACGGCTGCCCCGTCTTCTGAAGATCAAACACACCCAATTATGAAGCACCTGCATGCCTAGAGGTGTACAAATTTACACATACATGTTGCCTGCTTGTAGTGattgctagctagctagtaccTACCTACCATCGTATTGTACATGAAGAAGATCGTGAAATGGGTTGGAACTTGGAATTGATCCTTATCCCAGCATGTGCCTGACTTAAAGTTCTGAACTTTTTTTGCTTTGTGGCTGGGCTATCAACAAGTTCTGAACTTATCGTTTGTCCTGGCATAATTCAGTTGCTGAAAGAACTGAAAAATACATCATTTGCCCCAATGAAGAAATTTACCACAAATGATGAAAAATACAGTATCTCAATTCCATGTGAATCCTAAGCATAATCTCAAGATTGCACTGCTAGCTGACACGCGAGGCAGACTTCAATGACTCGTCCTTGTGTTACCAGTACCAATTAACCACACAGTAACTTCACAATGAATGGGCAGTTGCTGCTCGGTAGGTATAGTACGTGGACGCGCCATCAAGCATCCTGCCTGCGCAAGTGCGCACCGTCAGGCGCCGCCAGGGACACTCTGATGTGGCAGAAACGCTCGTGCACAATACTGCCTAGAGGAGTAGAGCGCACTATCATCAGGTTCACTATAAAGCAGAGGGGAGGTCGAAGGATCCTagcagaagcagaagaaaaCAACAAGATCCAGGAAGGGTAATATAAAGGGAGGTGGAAACCTAGAGAAGAAATACCAGTGCCCCACGTATTGTCCTCTTCGACCCTGATGGTTTTCATGTGGTAGAAATAAACTTTAGAACCCAAGCCTGATGCTTCTCTTCTTTGTACACGTGCGCACACCATGCTCCCGAAGCTTAACCACATGTATGAGGGAGAGGCATCAGGATAGATGCTCGACCAGCGAAAGGTTGCCAACGCACGAGATTTAACAAAATCCCTGCAGATGACGACTGATTATCAGGCACGGTAGAAGGTTCAGTAGAAGGTTTAGTGGCAGCAGCCCCAAACATAATTTCAAGGACTTCTAGATTTTCTGGTGGACCATCTTTCAAGTTTCTGTATGCAGGAGTGCTTTTACGTTTCtgtataaataaataaaattattCTTATTTATATTAAATAAATATCAGATGTTTTTCTAAAGATTTAAAAGAAAGAGGCAAAATTATCTTAAATATTTTGTCCCACAACTTATTGTCCATATTACCAACTGGCTCCACTTTCTCTGCCGGCAGCGATCTGTGATCTACACCTGCTCATCATGCAGACAATTAAGTTGAGCACGCGAGCTCGGCAGCCTTTTAGAAATCTGCTGCATTCACCGCCATAATGATGCTTAGTTCATATGCAGTGCATTCAAATTCTATCTGCAGCTTCCTCCTTTTACAATGTAGTACTGCTGAAGAGTCCATGCTAGTGTAGTGACTTCGGTCTATATCTCACGCTTTGTTGCGCAATGTCATGTTGAAGATGAACCGGCCCAAATCAGTGTTGCTTGCAATGTATCAAACGACTGAAAATTCTCAAGAACGATGACGTGCCCAATCTGCTAGGTACAAGTACAATGCAAGACATTCCGTCATGCTGATACGCGGAAGAGAAATGGCAGAGACTGATGATTTGTATCTTCAAAGAGACGGCATGAATGTGTAAATATCAGTCAGACTTCTTGAAGAAACCAAACTTGAGGGAACATCAGTCCATTGATTTTGCAATGGCAGGACAAACGTAACATGAGACCATCTCAGGAACCATGATTACTGTCATCTCTTCTGCAATCGTCTTGGTCTGAATTCTGAACTGATTCTTCGTCTCGTCTGTCTTTCCATCTAGAATCTTGACAGCCGTAGCACGTTGTTTGTTCAAGTAATTTAGTACTGTTAAGATTATATTTCAGTCATCAGGAAAGCAGAATTCCTTGCCATGGCAGGTTCAGTTTAGTGCTGTACTGATCTTACTATGTTCAGTTGATCGATCGATGAATAGCTAATTGCATTGGCCTCTAATGGTCTGTCACTCTGTCCAGCGAACTTCAGAGATGGAACCAACCAATCCACCAGGCCAACGAAAACTCTGTATTCTGTTCAGTTAACGCATGTGCACCAGAGCTGAAGAGCTACGGCTCGATGGTACCCATGCCTCAACGGAACGCGGCAGCTCTCCGGCGAACCGCGGCGTGATGAggtgccaccgccaccgccgcgggaGAATCTAGGGCCGTTGGCCCGGGTGCGCGGGGGACAGAGCCGCGGCTGAACATGTGAGTCGACCGAAACTCACGCGTGATGACCTCACCGGCGGCGTACTGCCGGTTACAACGAGATCCCTAAAATTTTACATTTAGAcccctaatttggatcgcgGTTATTAATCTCGATCCGATTATTTTCATATAGACCCTGTTAATTTACAAATGGAGCCCtattttggatcgcgattactaatcgcgatccgaatatttgcaTATAGCCCCTGGTTATTTACATTAGCACCCTAATAATTTGCAGATAGCTCCCTGGCTCAGAGCAGCTCCCCTCTCTACCGTCCGCCGCCGGCGTCTTCCTGCCCCTCCGCCTGATCTACTCCAGCAGCTGGGAGCTGACTCCGGAAGCTAGGCGCCCGCCGTTTGATCTCGTCCCGCGCCGCCCGACTGAGCTCGCATGCCTGGGCATGGCGGCGCGGTCGACACTCGGCGTCCTGATTCCGTCTCCTTCCGGACCGCGGCGAGGCAGGCGATGGCTGGCGGGGCCTCTGCGGCTGTAGTAGCCTGTGCAGCGGCTGCGAACGCGAGGGTGGTGGCTGCCTTggaggcgtgcggcggcggcggcggcgttgttATGTTTTACGGAGTACAGGTGAACGATGTCGATGAACTGTTCCTCAGTAGTCATCTCCTCCACTTTCTGCAATCTGCATTTGCTCACTTGTTCGAGATGACTCAACTGGCGGGGATCCAGGGGCGAGCACTGCGACCTCGCAGCGTTCGTTTTCTTTTACCAACCCCAGTAACGATATAGCGACACGCAAAGCTTTTAAGCGTGTTCCCGACAAAACAAAACGAAACAAGCATAGTTGTACGACTAATGAAGAAACTTAACACTGATGGCGATATTTTGCTTTTCATCCAATCATGGTCCACCCTGTTACGCCGTCAGGGAAGAACGCTCCCTGACACAGCTTTAGACCTTCGGTACTGGTGTCAGTGATGAAGCCGTCTCTTTGGTTTGGTTGGCGAGCAGGCAAGGGTCAGCGCTTCACGAGAAACCAATGCCGCCCTCAGAAGGTTcagtacctgcagaaaatcaatTGTCAAGCCATTAGATTTGCGTGTAAACATGAAGTTGCAGAAAGTGTTACTCTGATCACCTCCACTTTAGTAAAAGCGAACTCGGTTGTCGCAAGCTGTGATACAGAGTGCCCCTTCTTCTTCAGTTCGCTGAAGGCGTTGATCAGCGAGAATGGAACCACACGGAGTTCATTAGTCACTTTGCATAGCCACCCCCGGTTTCTGTCGTCATGGTTGACACCTTGGGATTCACTGCCAGTAAATTCGTGTTGCCGTGGGAACATTTCATTTCAAAAATATCTGTAGTGGCATAGCTTATCCCTCCTCTTACGAAAACTCCATCATCTGTCACTACCCCGCCAGGCTTCACCCAAAGCCTCTTGCGGTTCAAGGATTAACCACACTGCTGGCATGGCACATCTGGAACTGAACTATAGTAAAACGCATCAGTGACGCACTCGCGCTGGCTTCAAACCCAAAGCCCCCGGTGGTCGGTATCATCAATCCTGACAACAAATCCTCGTACACCTCCCCGGCAGCGCTGAGGGGCCTAAGCAGCATGTTCCTGCACGCCTTGGTCTGAAAGTGGCTCGCGTCAAGGCTCTCCACGCTCTTGTACAGCTCGTCGAAGCAGCCTAGGGATGACTCCTTGCCGAGCTGCCGAACAATGGTGTGCCCAGTGGCAGGGTGAGGAAGCTGAGGAGCACGTCCACGAACTCCTTGCCGGACTCTGCAAACACCACCTTCCTCTTCTCATTGTCCACTAGGAACTTGACTCGTATCTTGCCAGCTCCAGCCATGGATTTCTGGGGAGAATGTTGAGAGAACCTGAACCTTATGGGAGGTGAGAGAGTTCTGAGTTGCTAGATGCGGATTCAGACGCACGAGTTTATATGAACGGAGTCATGGTGCCTTCAGTGATCTCTTCGGATTCAGCTTCCACTTTTTTTCGATAAACTCGTTCCACTTTAATTGTATCTCAAATGCTCCAAAATGCAGCACCGGAGCCCCAAGGGTTGCCTAGATGTAAGTGATGCGACACTTGGTCTTCTGAATCCAAGCTGCAGTCCCAGTGCTATATCTGAAACTGAAACGCGATGCCAACTGTACGAATTCATAGGGAAATGCAGTCCCAGTCCCAGCGTGTATGTTATTTACTACTTGCAACCAACTGCGAAACAGACCATTCTTGTCAGGTGATGTATTGACAATCTTCACAGATGCTGTTCTAATTTTGGCAACCAAAGATCACGCTCTTGTATTATTCCGTGAACGGCTGAATGATTAGGAACCAAGTTGCATATAAATATAAACTTTACTCTCTCCGTCCCACAAAGACCATTCATTTAGAAAATTTCAGACTACCGGTAGTGGAAAATGACCATGTTACCTCTAATTAACTATAGCAATTGTGATTGAAGGTAGTTGTGATCGAAGA
The sequence above is drawn from the Panicum hallii strain FIL2 chromosome 7, PHallii_v3.1, whole genome shotgun sequence genome and encodes:
- the LOC112901358 gene encoding oligopeptide transporter 4-like codes for the protein MEIEHHHPGGRVAAVGDDDDVALVEQVRLTVPTTDDPTLPVWTFRMWTIGVVSCALLSFFNQFFAYRSEPIIISQITVQVAALPVGHFMARVLPDRKFSAFGREWSMNPGPFNVKEHVLICVFANAGAAFGNGGAYAVGIVTIIKAFYRRNISFFTGLLLIITTQVLGYGWAGLMRKYVIEPAQMWWPQSLVQVSLLRALHEKEQGRGMTRGKFFLIALICSLAWYTVPGYIFPTITAVSWVCWVFPRSVTMQQIGSGLNGLGVGAFTLDWSVVAAFLGSPLVSPFFAIVNVYVGFVLLVYIIVPACYWALDLYDAGTFPIYSTDLFTGAGQLYNITAIVNDKFEIDMGAYAQQGKIHLSLFFAISYGLGFASIAATLSHVALFYGKEIYQRFRESYNGKPDVHTRMMRRYDDIPNWWFYLLLAVTMAVALVLCTVFKDEVQLPWWGLLFACAIAFIFTLPISVITATTNTTPGLNVITEYCMGLIMPGRPIANVCFKVYGYMSMNQSVSFLNDFKLGHYMKVPPRSMFLVQLIGTVVAGTVNTMVAWWLLTTVPHICEKALLPEGSPWTCPGDHVFFDASVIWGLVGPRRIFGPLGYYNALNWCFLGGLLCPVLVWLLARALPGHAWWISLVNLPVVLGATANMPPASPLNYTAWCFVGTVFNFFVFRYRKGWWKRYNYVLSAAMDAGVAIMGVVIYFALSGHPLDWWGSRGEHCDLATCPTARGVQVDGCPVF